Proteins from a single region of Xenopus laevis strain J_2021 chromosome 9_10S, Xenopus_laevis_v10.1, whole genome shotgun sequence:
- the LOC398702 gene encoding H+ transporting F1 ATP synthase epsilon subunit, translated as MVAYWRQAGLSYIRYSQICAKAVRAALKPQFKVEAEKAAAASVRITKPKKD; from the exons ATGGTGGCTTATTGGCGACAAGCTGGGCTCAG tTACATCAGGTACTCACAGATATGTGCCAAGGCAGTCAGGGCGGCCCTCAAGCCTCAGTTTAAAGTAGAGGCAGAAAAAGCAGCGGCAGCTAGTGTAAGGATCACAAAACCGAAGAAGGACTAG